The DNA segment tacgtataaaatattattaattataagaaaacttatttgatggtacatataaaatacgattaattatatgataacacatatttttataacttatgatgacacatatagggGTGGGTGTTCGGATTCGTTTTCGGGTCTATTTGGGATTTTGTGTttggttcagatctttgaggattcggttcggatttggataaccaatttaaattggtttggtttaaatatttggatagagaattaataattatttaagtattttggagttttgagtatattttaactattttagatatttacgtttgattatttgtatatattttccaCTATTTAaacgaacttaaaagtatcatatatattatggatgcttttatatatattaagtctaaaaataattaatatatataagtatataaatctattttggatacccaaattACTTCGGTTCATATCAGATTATGTTTCAGTtcatcaaatattaaaattttgaataattcggttatttaatcaatttcggttcggatttggtactacttattcggattggggTCGGTTCGATTTTtcgaatttaatttttttgtccaACCCTATATAatgacataaaaaaaatataacatcatatttttttaaaaaaatacatccgCACGGgcgcgcggatcaaaatctagttaagtCTTGAAATACTCGTAAATATAtgtactctcttttttttctacaTCCAGGCCcggttttaaaacattttgaCTCGGAGAATTAAATTTATAAGCTTTATAAGGttaacaacttttttttgttaacaaatgGTATGATTGGTAGTTACTGTATGTGCTGTCCAGCCAAGGGCGGATACACGTTGTGTAGGGAGGTCGGGAGGGTGCAGTTGCCCCCATTAAATTATGATAAAAAGTTAGAACTATAGCAAGATTGTGAAGTGTACGCTTGTCATAGTGGTTGTTGCCCCCATTACGTAGAAACCTCTGCCCCCTTGTTTTATGTTCGAAACCTTTGTTCTTTTGCATAACTGTTTTAATTTTgaagttatttattatttaaaatagaaaataacctTCTAGTTTCATCTCTTAAACAATGGCATGATTTAACTTTTCTTTATTTCTATTCTAGAAAACTATAGTTGCCATTTCTTCTAGTCTcattctttttatttgttttgcacacttattttatttttattttatttatttttctgtcTAAAAAACTACTTTCCAATTAACTCTGTAATAATGGTTGCATCTAATTTATTGATTTTAACATATTTGTTGTATTCTCTTAcaacattttgaatttttttattctataaattGTAAAAGtgttcaaaaaatgaaaaataaatatatttttttgaaaccattttgtatatttttctaGTTTCTTACACTTTTTATTGAGTTGTTTTTTtagaatataatttatttatcaaatcatttttaataatagttatttaattttgatattatcatttaattataatattattagataaacaaaatttataaaattaattatatattaaataaatttgccctgagtcaaaaatatttttagatccACCAGTGTATCCAGccctatttatttttatagcacTAAATTTACAGTAAtcaagttttaattaaaaattagaatcACACTTTTTGAAATAACCTACAACTATACAAGTATTCTGTAAAATCAAATATCTACAACAATTTTTTAAAGCTTTCCATAAAATTTTACAGgaataaaatctaaaactacagcaaaaaatctataaaaaaatttctacaataatgttttttaaaattacgGCCATTACCAAACAGACCTGAAGTCTAAAGAATTAAACTTCTACCTCTTTAAATCATTTTCAGACATTAGCTAATtaaattactatatattttaataaaaataagttcaaaaaagattttaataaaagaaTGGTCaacaatgtaaatattttaaacagaAATAGAAGCACACGATTTTTTAATTTCCATTACGACCGACACTATTCACACGTTTAGAATACCATTACGGACATCCAGATTTTTGAAGCCATAGATCGAACGTCAATATAATATTCTTGCAGATTAGTTAATTCTTAATAGTCTGAAAACATAAGCAGCTAATTGAtgtcaaataaataataatattactaaattgtTAATACGAAATTAACTAAACTGATACCTTctttgaatatttaaaaaacgtTTTATGAGATTTCATAATATTGAAATGAGTCCAATAATTGCTTATACATTTATAGTAATTATAACAGAGCTTTACCTTTTAACTTGATTTATGAAGGCAATAAATTATTAAGAGAACTTCCAAAGAAAATCTTCTTACCATATGTTTTCCAAATGAGCATAtttaaagtaaattttatattttgcaaCATATTCTTTCCTGAATGTCCAGGTTAACAAATTTAGAGAAACAAAGTAACAATTTAATCAttaatatgattaaaaataCATGATTATATTTGTAAAAGAGTATGAAAATACAATACCCCACCCCCACAAAAGAGGTTGTTCAAATATGTTTTGTGGTCATGTTTAATTGCCAAAACCTCCTCGTCTCTATTATATCTTGTCTTCCTCTTTAGATTTGACATTGctgatattttttagattttttaaacaaaaacagaaacaaacGAGAATACTAGGAAGACtgttaataaaaagaaaaaaaatgaatcgTACAAGAAACCAGTAAGTAACGAAGGATTATTGTTTGGAAGTCACTTTAACATGTTTTGGAGCTATTTCTTAAACCGATAGAACTTGCAAAATAAAAGGTCGTCCTGCAGTGGCTTAGACACAATACCTAATGGTTATTTTCTTGCATATACATTTTGGTTTATGATTTGTATAATTTTGATTGGTCAATAAATCTAAGAGTGGTAGAAAAATTTGACCCAGTATAATACCAAATAAAGCTTCCATATCTTCTCCTTCTCGTTTGGCAGCAAAGAGTTGTTGGCAGATCCACTTTACAGGCTTACGAAATTGGTTAATTCCTTTCAACATGGTTTACTTTTTTAGTATAAACTTTTGTTGCAATTCATCTCCTTAATTAATAAAACCCTTTACCACAAAAAGCAatagtttcaaatttaaaaatattcagaatTCAACATGGATTATTCAATTTTTAGTAGAAACTTTGTTGGATTTTATTTCCTTTACTAAGAAAATCCTTGAAACAAGAAAGAAATATTTAGATCAGtgcttatattaaaataaaatcaagaggttatatgtttttttttttttttgcaaaaagaCTTTATATGTTTGAGTTAAGATTTTATTTGAGTTAACAAAAATGACAATTTTTAAACGGTAATTCACGTACGAACGTGAACGAAATCATCATCCAGATAAAACCCATGAAAACGTGTAAAAGGTTATCCCTGAAGATGTCTTAACAACTGTGCGATCGCCAATTTTTCACGGGTGTTGGCGTAGAAATAATCTTTTGCTTGGCTTGAGAGTCTTGTGAGACTTTTGATTCATCTCTTTTAATCATTCACTGTCTTTATCTTTTGCATTTTAAACTATTAGTTATccttttaagcaaaaaaaaactatttgttaTCCTTTagcatattaaaaaaagaaaaagaaaacgttttaaactattttttcttcaatataaaataaaataaaagtgcaCAATTATAAGTCTAGCTAAGACTACTAAGTACTAACTTCCCCACTAAGTATGATAGACTATTAgactattttaaatttaaagttcTCACGTCTCATGAATCCATATTAGTGGTCAACAAGACGTCTAAGCAGCGTCTAATCTCTAGCTTCAATTGGAATGCAGTactttaaaacaaaatagacattatatatgtatagtaAAGTGGATAAAGCCTGTAATGCCTAGTGGGCGGCCTAGCCGCTGAGGTGGATACCGGAATGCTTGGCCAGACCAATCAGCAACAATAGGCTTAATTAATCGTTTGTCTAATATGGTTAGTGGGGGTTTATAGTCCGAATTTATCTGCTTGTTTAACAATTAAGTTAGACTTTTTGACGAAATAAATCGAAAAGGGCTTTGAATTACTCCGGCCCATTTGCAATTACCTTTAGAAAGCTCAGTTACGCAAATGGTACGTTGTTTGACAGTTACATTGTTTAGAATGGTAGCCAAGTAAAAATTCAAAGGTTCACTTGTTCAACGTCTGGAATGCTGTGTCTATCTATTCTACTAAAATATGAGCATGACCTATTTGTTACGATTCGATTCGTCAACGATCAACTTAACCTCACACCACTCTCGATCTTTGTCACTCGTTTGAAAGAAACTTAAAGAAACGTAAAGCAGAGACACGAGAGATTGTTCATCCAGTGTTCGTCCTCGATGTGAGGAGTTACTCACTGGGGCCAGATCAATCCTGGCAATACACTCAGAAGAAGAATCCAAGCTCAAGAGCAAGCTACAATGGCGATaagaatctctctctctatcgctttctctctctctattctgtTACAAGAAGATGAGTCAACAACGACTCTTTTATACCATTGATGATGATCAAACCCGCTATCGCAACTAGAAGGTCTTCACTTGGTTTACGGCTCCCGGTACAAATCAAGTTACTGAACCGGTCTTCATCTTCTAATCTCAATCCAAATAACCGGATACCGAATACTTGAATCACAAGGTAATGCACCTTTAAcgtatgttcaaaaaaaaaaaagttcaaaagtAACGTTCTTATAATAACTCATTATCAACGTCATGGAAAATTCAAACCTAGCCATGGACATCGCCATTATGGAGACTAATACgatggggtttttttttttggtaaaaagatAATacgatgtttttttttggaacgtTCACCATATCTCCAACATTCAAGAGATATTACGAGTAACGTCTTGAATAAACTTTACAAGAGCAGCATGCGAAGATCCACCATCCATCACTGCCATGTGGCTCTTCTCACTCATCTTCCTCACTCTATCCCTCACATCGCTATCCTTCTCCATCAAACAACGAACTCCTCTCTCTATCTCCTCTGCCGTCATCAGTTCCATCTCCGTCTCCTCCGCCATATATACTCCTTGAAAATGATTCCGTATCTCCACCCCTAGCCCCAGCTCCTCCACCATCTCGAATGCGTTAAGCTGTTGCTCCGCATAAAGCGGCCACGTGGCTATGGGAACTCCGAACCATAGACTTTCAAGTATTGAGTTCCAACCACAGTGCGAGACAAACCCTCCAATGGCTGGACTCGCCAGCACGGCCCTCTGTGGGGCCCAACCGATAATCTTACCAATCTCTGATGTCCGGTCTAGAAACCCTTCCGGGAGAATCTCTTCAAGATTCGTGAATTCTTCGGGAGGTCCCATCGGTGTAGCACGGCGAAGACACCAGATGAACCGATGGCCATTTCGTTCAAGCGCTATGGCAATCTCTTTGGCTTGATCCTCACTGAAACCTCCCATGCTCCCGAAGCAGAGGAACACAACTGATCTATCCGGCTGGTCATCGAGCCACCGTAGGATCTCCGTTTGTTTATCGTCGGCCAAGTCTAAACCGTTGTTTTCGACACTTAAAACCGGCCCAACCGCGTAAACCGTGGGAAGATTATTATCTCCGCTGGAGAGGAAACTCATAGCTTGTGGCTCAAGTTCAGCAAACGTGTTCACCAAGAAACCTTTAGTTTCGCGGAATCTTCTGGCTTGCCTTAGAAAAACAGGTAACCACTCCTTGTTTAACAACACGGATGGGAAGCACTTGGCTGGTAAAGAGCGAGTCAGACAAGGTACTTCCAACTCAGTGTCTGAATCTTTCAACTCGCTGATGATGTCGCACTTCTCAACGTCGCAAAGATACTGCACATGTATCTGTAATCCAAAAAACGTGGCGTTGGAAGGATAGAACAAGTATGTCGGAACGCCAAAGTCGTTCGCAACGTCAATCATCGTCGTGCAGAAAATGTCCATCACGAAGCCAGCAAGCCGGCTAGAGGGAGGTTGAGCAGAGTCAGTGAGTTTAGCCACCGTAGCTTTCACCACCGGTTTATAACTCTCCATGTAGGAGATGAAATTAGGCTCGGCGTCAGGAGAGTTTGGTCTATCGGCAGATGATATGAAGCTGAAGCGAAGGCGGTCATTGGAAGTTGTGGAGAGAGAAGCGATGTAGGAGGAATAGCTTGTGGTTTGGAATCCGTGCATGGAAGGGATGATGATGACGGTGATGGAGAGATGATCATCGTTGTCAAGGAGGAGCTTAGCAACCTCCACTAGTGGCCGGAGGTGGCCGTCACCAGTTGATGGTATGAGGACTAGCTCCAGTTTCATTTAgtggtttttgaaaaatagTTGAGAGAGAAAGGTATGGCCTAATTAGTGAAATACTTTTATTCACAGTTAGAGAGTTCTACGAGCCTATGGCTtcttaaatacaaaattctACCTGTCAACAAAAATCTTATGATTCAATCACTAGCTGCCATTTGTCTAATATCCATTAGCGACGAATGGCAAGCCAATAGAATTATATTTTCTTCCCTTTGAGGGGCTGCTGTTTGATTTCGTTGCTATGTTGAAATTGTTTTGCAGAGACGAATCAGATTTCGATGAGCTGATGGGCTTTCCGATATCTAGATTTTGAGATTTTGGACCTAGGATGATATTTGCATGATTGCATCGTTTGAGGTTTTTTGGTTGTAAGTTAAACCAAATGCAAATCCCtcatttatgagttttttttttcttctcttagcACCAATGTTTCTAAAACCGGACCGACTGATAGTTAAAACGGGTTCGACCATAAACCGGTTACATAGCCGGGTTGGATCTAATAACTGGGCCAGACATAAACAAGTCATGTAGCTGGATTGAGATCTGAGAGTTATTAAACTGATAAAAACCATTAAACtatcaaaaatctataaatcatccatataaacataaactagtttatatttataattttttatgttttaaattcatttatattttaactatgtATCATATTTACTAACGTTAATTTTAAATAGCCAACATAAATCATTTTATCATGATGTCAAAAACATAAATTAGGGCTGGGAAAATAAACCGAACCTGAAAATCCGAATCGAACCAAATCCGATAAAAacaaatccgaaccgatccgaacccaaCACAAATACCGAATGaatcttgttttatggtatttcgggttatgtgTATTATCGGAATCGAACCCaaacctaaatggatatccgataaaattcgaaacattcaaaatcccaaaaaatacttgtaccaaacatgatctcaatttctaatatgtttctaaaatatactaagatattattgaacatctaaaataattatctattacatgacGGTTGATGGTTGAAGGTGGCTTTTGATGcttgaagtttttagattttggttttattttcattgaataatgtttctcatttcatgagaatttggttttctttctatcagTAACTATGTTTACCTTTCGTAtcattttgaatgatcacgtttgatgtttctttcttatttttgaatcgattttacttatgttttagttacaaaataggtacaaatcatgtaCTTTAAAACCGaagaatcgattttacttatgttttggttataaagtAGGCACAAACCAGGTACTTTTAAATCGTAGAACCGATTGAGATCCGAACCCGAAGTACGtcgggttgtaccggttctttgaaaatttactaactccgatccgaacccgatagaacccgaaccggtcccgtaCCGAACTCTTATATAACtcgaatggggctgatttttATAGACCCGAAAAACCAAAATCCGATTGGACAAAACCAAAACCCGATTGGAATCCCAAATATCCATGcctaaaataaatcattttatcaTTTAAGACAAAGCGAAGAATAAAAATCATTGAAGAGATTCTCAAAGGATCTGATTTGACAGTTAGACGATTTTAAGGTTGTTTTATCCAATACTTGtttgtaaatattttcttgGAAGTGTGGGAATCTCTGATTAATCATACCTCAAATAATTGATCGGTTACGTACCTTTAATAATATTTGAACTAACGTTAAGTGATGTATTATCAACTTTGCAACAATTTATCCAGCTCTTAAGGAGCTGGGAAATTATTGAATCTATTGAAGATTGAACATTGTCTTGATGTACTGGATTAAAAACCCAAAAAGGTTAAATCTCTTAACCGATGCCCATTTTAATATGCAAAACTATGAAGCTTCTTAATCAAAACTGAAACGAACTAACTGaatatataaattcattttAAACAGCATTTAATATTACGTCTAATCATAACCAAATTGATTAGACACTGCATCTATTACGTTTAATATATTGTGATGGATATTGTTTTAGGTTTCAAATGGTTTATATTAGTTTGTTGTATAAGAATAAATTATTGTTGAGGACTTGATCGATCACCTAACACGAAGGGTGTTTTATATGCTTTACTGGCTGATACAGACATTTTTGGAAAAACAGGCCTAGTGATATAGAGTGCACTGAATACTGCATGGTTTGACTTAAATTTAGAATGCCTTCCGACAAATGCAAGAGAATATTATATGTTACAGGATTACCATGGAAATTGAATGAGTCGACCGCCAAATCTAAACTGGCCAAATAGCAACTTTGTTTACAGTGAATTCATGACATATAGGTCTATactaaaccctaatttttttaCTACTAAGCTATCACTACTTAGTTTTTAGCACGAAAATTTAACAAATATAGGTCTATACAGCAAGGAAGATATTCAAGAGGTCAATATATGAATCCCGAAAGTAATCGAATCAGTAACAAgtaatcaaaatgataaaactAAAACGCAAACGAATACAtgcaaataaattttatttcacgAATCGAATCCTTATAAGTCTAAATCGAAATCAAAGCAAAGATGAAATCTAAGCAAACAAGAaatgaaaacatgaaataaaataatgaaaacatCTCTTCGATTTGAGCTAACTATTGAGAGAGATGGCGCAATGTGGACCTCCGATATATACCTTCAGCGACGGAATGGACTCTGAATTGGCGGATGGGAGAGGCGGACCAGTGTTTCGATTTGGAGAATGGAGCTCACTTGATTTTAGAGTTCTATGAGAAAGAGGGGATAATTAGGAAAGATAGAGGGAAAACACGATTAGAGAGAAGGAAAGTGAGTTGATTAATGATTTTCACTAAGTGTTTACGCAGAAAAGCTAATTTTGGGTTTCTGCTTAATGAAACTCTATCATAGCGTTTATACAACGCTATTATActccacattttttttttaataatctacGATAGCTGTTCAGTAAAACAAGCTATCGTACTGTGCTATCAATGTGGACTTCTTTTGTAGTGTacgaaatatatattttaaaaaaaagtctGAATCTGACATCAATTCTTTTAGCCAAATATAGAGATTCCGTAAACCTGTATATGTAAgttgaaactattttaattgAAAAGGAAGAAAGTATATCACTTCTCCAACCATCTTAAGGTAAGGAAAGTACATCACTTCTCCAACCATCTTAAGGTAAGGactatacatatatacacaGATGACCTATGAGATATGCGTCGACATTATATACACATATggagagagagcgagagatatgtacataatatatatttggataATGTAATTTGATTTGAATGATTGGTTATGAAGTTATGAACTActctataacatttttttttagctTATTACGTTTGGAAGCTTGGAGCTCGGACGGCTAACAGAACAgttcatatataataaaaagtgtGTCAAACATTTGGTCagattttattcatttttaaaccataaatataattttgaatatgTAATGTAATGTAGCATTTAATAAAGTAGTTAGATTGATGAATTTCTATACTGGCCCGaactttcaaattttttttaaacggatCAATTGTACCAACTTCGTGTGAAGATATTAATTTCAGTCGTATAATCTTATCATGTCTACATTAAACGAAATGTATCTATATAATTGTAACATCATGAGTTGTTATATATGGAAAGTTTTAAGATGATTGATTTGACTATCTATGTTACCAAAGTTGACTTATTTTTCCGTCACAAATTCGtttagaactccagagttaaacATGCTTAGGTTGGAGTAGTGAAAAAATGAGTGACTTATCAAGAATTGATTTGTGATATGTGTGAGTGAGGCTAAAGCACAAAAAAGGTCATATGGTGATTGTAGGGttagtaaacaatgatttcgtgCCTTTAATAAATTAATGCACCGACTGTTGGAACGAGATGGGTCTACAGGCCGAAAGAGCAgacgtgggtggcccattaacCGTGGACGGTCGGAGCGTTATAATAATCTTTCCCATACGGTAGACGCATAATCTACAT comes from the Brassica rapa cultivar Chiifu-401-42 chromosome A01, CAAS_Brap_v3.01, whole genome shotgun sequence genome and includes:
- the LOC103835016 gene encoding UDP-glycosyltransferase 71B2, which codes for MKLELVLIPSTGDGHLRPLVEVAKLLLDNDDHLSITVIIIPSMHGFQTTSYSSYIASLSTTSNDRLRFSFISSADRPNSPDAEPNFISYMESYKPVVKATVAKLTDSAQPPSSRLAGFVMDIFCTTMIDVANDFGVPTYLFYPSNATFFGLQIHVQYLCDVEKCDIISELKDSDTELEVPCLTRSLPAKCFPSVLLNKEWLPVFLRQARRFRETKGFLVNTFAELEPQAMSFLSSGDNNLPTVYAVGPVLSVENNGLDLADDKQTEILRWLDDQPDRSVVFLCFGSMGGFSEDQAKEIAIALERNGHRFIWCLRRATPMGPPEEFTNLEEILPEGFLDRTSEIGKIIGWAPQRAVLASPAIGGFVSHCGWNSILESLWFGVPIATWPLYAEQQLNAFEMVEELGLGVEIRNHFQGVYMAEETEMELMTAEEIERGVRCLMEKDSDVRDRVRKMSEKSHMAVMDGGSSHAALVKFIQDVTRNIS